TCATGCGGATGGCCCGGAGCACGGGCACGAGCTGGTAGGGCTCGATCTTGAGCCGCCCGGGCTGGACCGCCAGGAGGGCGTAGGGGCCGAGGGCCTGCTCCAGGAGGAAGGCCTCGTGGTAGACGAGCCAGTTGGGGAGCGGCCCGGCCCGCTCGGGCTGGAAGCCCTGGACCACGGGGACGATGGGCTCGAAGGGGTGGAGGAGATCGAGCTCGCGGCCCCGGAGCGCGCCGTCGAGGCCCCGGAGGCGGTAGAGGGTCTGCCCGCCGAGCTGCTGGGAGAGGACGACCTCCCAGCGAAGGCTCCGGGCGCGGACCTCGGTGCCGGGGAGGAGGGAGAGCACGCGCCTACCTCGCCCTTGAAGGGACAAAGGCCACCTGCCCCGCTCCGTGCGAGACACGTGGCCCTTTGGCGGGTGCGACCCCGTATGGCTCCGAGCTCCGGTCCACCTTCCCCTCCCGTCTCGCAGCACCGATGGGGCGATTAGACCGTAATTCCGGGACGACTTCAACCAGGGGCGTGGCGGCGGCCAACTCGACGTTCTCGACTGTACCCGTGACGATCGGACACAGGCCCCGGGGTTGCCGTGTCTGCGTTGGAGGACGGCGCTTCGAGATTGGCCCAACTCGCGCGAGAGGCTATCTATACCGAGGCCCGTGAAAACAGGGCATCTCTGCTGGCGGGGAAGCGGGTTCGAATCGGTATCGGTATCGGGATCGGTATCGAAGGCGTCCTCGATTTGGATTCCGATACCGATAGCGATAGCGATTTCGATTTGGAGGGGGATGTTCCGGTAATCCCTCAGAGCTCTCCGGGGAGGTGGGAAACCTCCTGGAACTGGCGCACCAGGGTCCAGGTTTCCACGCGCAGGCGCAGCAGGGCGCAGGCGGGGTCGTCCAGGAAGGCCGTCAGGTGGGGGTGGCGGGCCAGGTAGGCGCGCCGGAAGGACTCCCGTTCGGCTTCGGGCACCTCTTCGGTCTGGCCCGTGGCGGTGGCCGCCGCGGCGGCGCCCAGGGTGCCGCGTCCCTCGTTTCGGTCGTCGACGAGGATCGCAGCCCGCGGGTCGGCGGCCAGGTTGCGGAACTTGAGGGTGGCCCGGGGAGTGGCGAACAGGAGGAACCGCCCGTCTCGGCTCGGGGCGAAGGCCACCAGGCTTGCGTAGGGCTGGCCCCCGCCCTGGGTGGAGAGGACTCCGAGGCGCTGGTGCTCCAGGAGCCGGCGGACGGCCCCCCTGTCTGCCTCGCCTGCCGTCACGACTCGGCTCCCCGCTGGGGGCCCGGCGCCAGGATGTCGCGCAGGGATTCCTCCAGGGTCGGGTGGCGAAAGGTGAAGCCGGCTTCCAGAAGGCGCACGGGCCGCGCCCGCTGGCTGGCGAGGATCACCCCGGCGCACTCGCCCAGCAGCGCCCGCAAGGCGAAAGCGGGCGCCGGGAGGAGGGAAGGGCGGTGCAGCACCCGGCCCAGGGCCCGGGCCACGTCGGCCTGCCGGGCCGGCTCGGGGGCGCACACGTTGTAGGGCCCGCGGGTGGAAGCCTGCTCCAGCAGCAAGAGGAGCGCCCGCACGGCGTCGTCCCGGTGGACCCAGGCCGTCCACTGGCGTCCCGTGCCCAGCGGGCCCCCGGCGAAGCGGCGGGTCGCGCGGACCATGGGTTCCAGGGCGCCGCCGCCGGGGCCCAGGACGATCCCCAGCCGGGCCAGGGCGACCCGGGCCCCCCGCCTTTCTCCGCGCAGGGCTTCCTCTTCCCACTCGCGGGCCACCCGGGCCAGGAAGTCGTCGCCGGGGGGCGAGGTCTCGTCGAGCTCCGCCTCTCCGGCGTCGCCGTAGATGCCGATCCCGGAGGCGCTCACGAGGGCGAAGGGCCTGTCCTTGGGAAGACATGCGACCAGGTTTCGGGTGGTGGCGAGCCGGCTTTCCCGGATCAGGACCTTGGCTCGGGCATCCCAGCGCTGAAAGACCGGCGCTCCCGCCAGGTTCACCGCTCCGTCGCACCCCTCCAGGGGGTCCCACCAGGGGCCCCGGCGCATGGGGTCGCCTT
The DNA window shown above is from Thermodesulfobacteriota bacterium and carries:
- a CDS encoding pyridoxamine 5'-phosphate oxidase family protein — translated: MTAGEADRGAVRRLLEHQRLGVLSTQGGGQPYASLVAFAPSRDGRFLLFATPRATLKFRNLAADPRAAILVDDRNEGRGTLGAAAAATATGQTEEVPEAERESFRRAYLARHPHLTAFLDDPACALLRLRVETWTLVRQFQEVSHLPGEL
- a CDS encoding TIGR01777 family oxidoreductase, producing MRIFVTGGTGFVGAALLPALRAKGHGVVLLRRPGEGGPPLPEAVEVVEGDPMRRGPWWDPLEGCDGAVNLAGAPVFQRWDARAKVLIRESRLATTRNLVACLPKDRPFALVSASGIGIYGDAGEAELDETSPPGDDFLARVAREWEEEALRGERRGARVALARLGIVLGPGGGALEPMVRATRRFAGGPLGTGRQWTAWVHRDDAVRALLLLLEQASTRGPYNVCAPEPARQADVARALGRVLHRPSLLPAPAFALRALLGECAGVILASQRARPVRLLEAGFTFRHPTLEESLRDILAPGPQRGAES